One genomic region from Labeo rohita strain BAU-BD-2019 chromosome 7, IGBB_LRoh.1.0, whole genome shotgun sequence encodes:
- the nap1l4b gene encoding nucleosome assembly protein 1-like 4b isoform X1 — protein sequence MDADNEAKGKVSDQAMQNPQALAALQDKLDSVSPSASIMDSLPKSVKRRVNALKNLQVNSTHIEAKFYKEVHELERKYSALYQPLFDKRRNFVSGEVEPTDEECEWQSDHEDEAALAEDLKKKAAIEEKTEDANEEKPKGIPEFWLTIFRSVDMLSDMLQEHDEPILKHLQDIKVIFSGPDQSMSFTLEFHFEPNEYFTNTVLTKVYKMKSEPDADDPFSFEGPEIIDCEGCEIDWHKGKDVTVKTIKKKQKHKGRGTARVITKQVPNDSFFNFFNPIKVSPDKELDEDSEYTLATDFEIGHFFRERIVPRAVLYFTGEALEDDESFEEEELDEGEEEDQDEEDDDDEEEGDSKTGDPQPAECKQQ from the exons ATGGATGCTGACAATGAAGCCAAAG GTAAGGTGAGCGACCAGGCGATGCAGAACCCACAAGCATTGGCAGCTCTTCAGGACAAATTAGACAGTGTCTCACCTAGTGCTTCCATCATGGACAG CTTACCAAAGTCTGTGAAAAGAAGAGTCAATGCCTTAAAGAATCTTCAGGTTAACAGCACGCACATCGAAGCCAAGTTTTACAAGGAGGTGCATGAGCTGGAGAGAAAGTATAGCGCTCTTTATCAGCCGTTATTTGACAAA agAAGAAACTTTGTCTCTGGAGAAGTCGAACCCACTGATGAAGAGTGTGAATGGCAGAGTGACCATGAGGATGAAGCAGCATTAGCA GAAGATCTAAAGAAGAAAGCTGCTATAGAGGAAAAGACAGAAGATGCTAATGAGGAGAAACCCAAAGGAATTCCAGAGTTTTGGCTCACCATATTCCGGAGTGTGGACATGTTGAGTGATATGCTGCAG GAGCATGATGAACCAATACTTAAACATCTTCAAGATATTAAAGTGATATTTTCTGGTCCTGATCAGTCTATG AGCTTCACATTAGAGTTCCATTTTGAACCCAATGAGTACTTCACCAACACAGTCCTCACAAAAGTATACAAAATGAAGTCGGAGCCAGATGCAGATGATCCGTTTTCATTTGAGGGACCAGAAATCATCGACTGTGAGGG GTGTGAAATTGATTGGCACAAAGGCAAAGATGTGACGGTAAAAACGATCAAGAAGAAACAGAAGCACAAAGGCAGAGGGACAGCGAGGGTCATCACCAAACAAGTGCCCAATGACTCctttttcaactttttcaaCCCTATTAAAG tttCACCAGATAAAGAGTTG GATGAAGATTCCGAGTACACTTTAGCCACAGATTTCGAAATCGGTCATTTCTTCAGGGAAAGAATCGTTCCGAGAGCAGTTTTGTATTTCACAGGAGAAGCTCTGGAGGACGATGAAAGT TTTGAAGAGGAGGAACTAGATGAGGGTGAAGAGGAG GACCAAGATGAGGAGGATGATGACGATGAAGAGGAGGGAGATTCTAAG accGGGGATCCTCAGCCTGCAGAGTGCAAACAACAGTAG
- the nap1l4b gene encoding nucleosome assembly protein 1-like 4b isoform X2 — translation MDADNEAKGKVSDQAMQNPQALAALQDKLDSVSPSASIMDSLPKSVKRRVNALKNLQVNSTHIEAKFYKEVHELERKYSALYQPLFDKRRNFVSGEVEPTDEECEWQSDHEDEAALAEDLKKKAAIEEKTEDANEEKPKGIPEFWLTIFRSVDMLSDMLQEHDEPILKHLQDIKVIFSGPDQSMSFTLEFHFEPNEYFTNTVLTKVYKMKSEPDADDPFSFEGPEIIDCEGCEIDWHKGKDVTVKTIKKKQKHKGRGTARVITKQVPNDSFFNFFNPIKVSPDKELDEDSEYTLATDFEIGHFFRERIVPRAVLYFTGEALEDDESFEEEELDEGEEEDQDEEDDDDEEEGDSK, via the exons ATGGATGCTGACAATGAAGCCAAAG GTAAGGTGAGCGACCAGGCGATGCAGAACCCACAAGCATTGGCAGCTCTTCAGGACAAATTAGACAGTGTCTCACCTAGTGCTTCCATCATGGACAG CTTACCAAAGTCTGTGAAAAGAAGAGTCAATGCCTTAAAGAATCTTCAGGTTAACAGCACGCACATCGAAGCCAAGTTTTACAAGGAGGTGCATGAGCTGGAGAGAAAGTATAGCGCTCTTTATCAGCCGTTATTTGACAAA agAAGAAACTTTGTCTCTGGAGAAGTCGAACCCACTGATGAAGAGTGTGAATGGCAGAGTGACCATGAGGATGAAGCAGCATTAGCA GAAGATCTAAAGAAGAAAGCTGCTATAGAGGAAAAGACAGAAGATGCTAATGAGGAGAAACCCAAAGGAATTCCAGAGTTTTGGCTCACCATATTCCGGAGTGTGGACATGTTGAGTGATATGCTGCAG GAGCATGATGAACCAATACTTAAACATCTTCAAGATATTAAAGTGATATTTTCTGGTCCTGATCAGTCTATG AGCTTCACATTAGAGTTCCATTTTGAACCCAATGAGTACTTCACCAACACAGTCCTCACAAAAGTATACAAAATGAAGTCGGAGCCAGATGCAGATGATCCGTTTTCATTTGAGGGACCAGAAATCATCGACTGTGAGGG GTGTGAAATTGATTGGCACAAAGGCAAAGATGTGACGGTAAAAACGATCAAGAAGAAACAGAAGCACAAAGGCAGAGGGACAGCGAGGGTCATCACCAAACAAGTGCCCAATGACTCctttttcaactttttcaaCCCTATTAAAG tttCACCAGATAAAGAGTTG GATGAAGATTCCGAGTACACTTTAGCCACAGATTTCGAAATCGGTCATTTCTTCAGGGAAAGAATCGTTCCGAGAGCAGTTTTGTATTTCACAGGAGAAGCTCTGGAGGACGATGAAAGT TTTGAAGAGGAGGAACTAGATGAGGGTGAAGAGGAG GACCAAGATGAGGAGGATGATGACGATGAAGAGGAGGGAGATTCTAAG TGA